One stretch of Jiangella gansuensis DSM 44835 DNA includes these proteins:
- a CDS encoding FKBP-type peptidyl-prolyl cis-trans isomerase: protein MMERPEIDFIGGDAPTTLQISDLTVGDGAEATPGATVLVHYVGVEFESGEEFDASWNRGAPIEFPLRGLIQGWQDGIPGMRVGGRRQLVVPPEQAYGPAGGGHRLSGKTLVFVIDLLAVR from the coding sequence CTGATGGAGCGGCCGGAGATCGACTTCATCGGCGGCGACGCCCCGACCACGCTCCAGATCAGCGACCTCACCGTCGGCGACGGGGCCGAGGCGACCCCGGGTGCCACCGTCCTGGTGCACTACGTCGGCGTGGAGTTCGAGTCGGGCGAGGAGTTCGACGCGTCGTGGAACCGCGGCGCGCCGATCGAGTTCCCGCTGCGCGGTCTCATCCAGGGCTGGCAGGACGGCATCCCGGGCATGCGCGTGGGCGGCCGCCGGCAGCTCGTGGTCCCGCCGGAGCAGGCCTACGGCCCGGCCGGTGGCGGTCACCGCCTCTCCGGCAAGACGCTGGTCTTCGTGATCGACCTCCTGGCGGTCCGCTGA
- a CDS encoding ubiquitin-like protein Pup: MARETTGGHKQPRKNEDVEDTETAETSEELKERQDKLDDDVDSILDEIDEVLEENAEDFVRSFVQKGGE; this comes from the coding sequence ATGGCGCGTGAGACAACCGGCGGCCACAAGCAGCCGCGGAAGAACGAGGACGTCGAGGATACCGAGACGGCCGAAACGAGCGAAGAGCTCAAGGAGCGGCAGGACAAGCTCGATGACGACGTCGACTCCATCCTCGACGAGATCGACGAGGTGCTGGAGGAGAACGCCGAGGACTTCGTCCGGTCGTTCGTGCAGAAGGGTGGAGAGTAA
- a CDS encoding FKBP-type peptidyl-prolyl cis-trans isomerase yields MRTRKALAALIVASAVALTACGSDEGDGGGDSTDGPVTTSDLGIEVAGEAGEKPTLTIPDEDPPSDLQVQVLSEGDGEEVGENDVVVANYLGQTWEPRAAEAPAPEDPAATDPAEDPAATEGSAGGATDPSATEDPSATEDPSEAPADAEPYVFDNSYDRGQAAGFSLNQVIPGWKDGLTGQPIGSRVLLSIPPDQGYGAQEGHDLQNDTLVFVVDIIDSIDPTASASGEAVADLPEGMPAVTDGEEGAAPTLDFAGATPPEASDTTVVVTGDGPELGANLVVNMVQASYPDGADVISTWDEGQAPIVLAPEQLAGIPGLAEALTGQTVGTRVVSRISATDNPSPDGGEGTPLVLVIDIIGSF; encoded by the coding sequence GTGCGCACTAGAAAGGCACTGGCCGCGCTGATCGTGGCGTCCGCCGTGGCGCTGACGGCCTGCGGCTCCGACGAGGGCGACGGCGGTGGCGACTCCACCGACGGTCCCGTCACCACTTCCGACCTGGGCATCGAGGTCGCCGGCGAGGCTGGCGAGAAGCCCACGCTGACCATCCCGGACGAGGACCCGCCGTCGGACCTGCAGGTTCAGGTGCTCTCCGAGGGCGACGGCGAAGAGGTCGGCGAGAACGACGTCGTCGTGGCGAACTACCTGGGGCAGACCTGGGAGCCGCGCGCCGCCGAGGCGCCGGCTCCGGAGGACCCCGCCGCCACCGACCCGGCTGAGGACCCGGCGGCGACCGAGGGTTCGGCCGGCGGGGCGACCGACCCGAGCGCCACCGAGGACCCGAGCGCCACCGAGGACCCGAGCGAGGCACCGGCCGACGCCGAGCCGTACGTGTTCGACAACTCCTACGACCGCGGCCAGGCCGCGGGCTTCTCGCTCAACCAGGTCATCCCGGGTTGGAAGGACGGCCTGACCGGCCAGCCCATCGGCTCCCGGGTGTTGCTGTCCATTCCGCCGGACCAGGGTTACGGCGCGCAGGAGGGTCACGACCTCCAGAACGACACGCTCGTCTTCGTCGTCGACATCATCGACTCGATCGACCCGACGGCCAGCGCGTCCGGTGAGGCTGTCGCCGACCTGCCCGAGGGCATGCCGGCCGTCACGGACGGCGAAGAGGGCGCCGCGCCCACCCTCGACTTCGCGGGAGCCACGCCGCCCGAGGCGTCCGACACCACCGTCGTCGTCACCGGTGACGGCCCGGAGCTGGGCGCGAACCTCGTCGTCAACATGGTGCAGGCGTCCTACCCGGACGGTGCGGACGTCATCAGCACCTGGGACGAGGGTCAGGCGCCCATCGTGCTCGCACCGGAGCAGCTGGCCGGCATCCCGGGTCTCGCCGAGGCGCTGACCGGGCAGACCGTGGGCACGCGCGTCGTCAGCCGCATCTCGGCCACCGACAACCCCAGCCCGGACGGCGGCGAGGGCACACCGCTCGTGCTGGTCATCGACATCATCGGATCGTTCTGA
- the prcB gene encoding proteasome subunit beta encodes MDVSRIGSLPAAFLTPGTSSFTEFLRQHSPELLPGNRIPAGADAGGLAPHGTTIVATTFSGGVVMSGDRRATSGNLIAQRDIEKVFQADEFSAVGIAGSAGIATEIVRLFQLELEHYEKIEGTVLSLEGKANRLSHMIRGNLGLAMQGFVVVPLFAGYDHGSGEGRIFSYDATGGRYEEHQFYSVGSGSIFARGALKKLYRDDLTVDEAITVTVQALYDAADDDSATGGPDLQRRIYPIVAVVDGDGFRKRDEAAVAEIVEAVVEARNTRPDGPVAPLR; translated from the coding sequence GTGGACGTGTCCCGCATCGGCAGCCTGCCGGCGGCGTTCCTGACCCCGGGGACGTCGTCGTTCACGGAGTTCCTCCGGCAGCACTCACCCGAGTTGCTCCCTGGGAACCGGATACCGGCCGGCGCCGACGCGGGCGGCCTGGCCCCGCACGGCACCACCATCGTGGCCACGACGTTCTCCGGCGGCGTGGTGATGTCCGGTGACCGGCGGGCCACCAGCGGCAACCTCATCGCCCAGCGCGACATCGAGAAGGTGTTCCAGGCCGACGAGTTCTCGGCGGTGGGCATCGCCGGCAGCGCGGGCATCGCGACCGAGATCGTGCGGCTGTTCCAGCTGGAGCTGGAGCACTACGAGAAGATCGAGGGCACGGTGCTGTCCCTAGAGGGCAAGGCGAACCGGCTGTCGCACATGATCCGTGGCAACCTCGGCCTGGCCATGCAGGGCTTCGTCGTGGTTCCGCTGTTCGCCGGCTACGACCACGGCAGCGGCGAGGGCCGCATTTTCTCCTACGACGCCACCGGCGGGCGGTACGAGGAGCACCAGTTCTACTCCGTGGGCTCCGGCTCCATCTTCGCCCGCGGCGCGCTGAAGAAGCTGTACCGCGACGACCTCACCGTCGACGAGGCCATCACGGTCACCGTCCAGGCGCTGTACGACGCCGCCGACGACGACTCCGCGACCGGCGGTCCGGACCTCCAGCGGCGCATCTACCCGATCGTGGCGGTCGTCGACGGCGACGGCTTCCGCAAGCGTGACGAGGCCGCGGTCGCGGAGATCGTCGAAGCGGTCGTCGAGGCCCGCAACACCCGCCCCGACGGCCCCGTCGCCCCGTTGCGATGA
- the pafA gene encoding Pup--protein ligase: MDRRIFGLENEYGVTCTFRGQRRLSPDEVARYLFRRVVTWGRSSNVFLSNGARLYLDVGSHPEYATPECDSITDLVTHDKAGERVLEGLLVDAEKRLAEEGIAGDVYLFKNNTDSAGNSYGCHENYLVGRHGEFSRLADVLIPFLVTRQIICGAGKVLQTPRGAVFAVSQRAEHIWEGVSSATTRSRPIINTRDEPHADAERYRRLHVIVGDSNMNECTTLLKVGATDLVLRMIESGVGLRDMTLENPIRAIREISHDLTGRRKVRLAGGREASALEIQEEYFTKARDFVERREIATPAIRRVLELWERTIKAIDSADLALVEGEIDWVTKYRLIERYRAKHNMTLTHPRVAQLDLAYHDIHRGRGLYYLLEKRGQVQRVARDVEIFEAKSVPPQTTRAKLRGEFIKRAQERRRDFTVDWVHLKLNDQAQRTVLCKDPFRSVDERVARLIEGM; the protein is encoded by the coding sequence ATGGACCGCCGCATCTTCGGGCTCGAGAACGAGTACGGCGTCACGTGCACGTTCCGCGGACAGCGGCGCCTGTCGCCGGACGAGGTGGCGCGCTACCTGTTCCGGCGGGTGGTCACCTGGGGCCGCAGCAGCAACGTGTTCCTCTCCAACGGCGCCCGGCTGTACCTCGACGTGGGCAGCCACCCCGAGTACGCGACGCCCGAGTGCGACTCCATCACCGACCTGGTCACGCACGACAAGGCCGGTGAGCGGGTGCTCGAGGGCCTGCTCGTCGACGCGGAGAAGCGGCTGGCCGAAGAGGGCATCGCCGGCGACGTCTACCTGTTCAAGAACAACACCGACTCCGCCGGCAATTCTTACGGTTGCCACGAGAACTACCTGGTCGGCCGGCACGGTGAGTTCTCCCGGCTGGCCGACGTGCTCATTCCCTTCCTGGTCACGCGGCAGATCATCTGCGGGGCCGGCAAGGTGCTGCAGACCCCGCGGGGCGCGGTGTTCGCCGTCAGTCAGCGGGCCGAGCACATCTGGGAGGGCGTGTCCAGCGCCACCACCCGCAGCCGCCCCATCATCAACACCCGTGACGAGCCGCACGCCGACGCCGAGCGGTACCGGCGGCTGCACGTCATCGTCGGCGACTCCAACATGAACGAGTGCACCACGCTGCTCAAGGTGGGCGCCACCGACCTCGTCCTGCGCATGATCGAGTCCGGCGTCGGGCTGCGCGACATGACCCTGGAGAACCCGATCCGGGCCATCCGCGAGATCAGCCACGACCTCACCGGCCGGCGCAAGGTCCGCCTGGCCGGCGGGCGTGAGGCATCCGCGCTGGAGATCCAGGAGGAGTACTTCACCAAGGCGCGCGATTTCGTCGAACGGCGCGAGATCGCCACCCCCGCCATCCGCCGGGTCCTGGAGCTGTGGGAACGCACCATCAAGGCCATCGACTCCGCCGACCTCGCGCTGGTCGAAGGCGAGATCGACTGGGTCACGAAGTACCGGCTGATCGAGCGGTACCGGGCCAAGCACAACATGACCCTGACGCACCCCCGGGTGGCGCAGCTCGACCTCGCCTACCACGACATCCACCGCGGCCGCGGCCTCTACTACCTGCTCGAGAAGCGCGGGCAGGTTCAGCGGGTCGCCCGCGATGTCGAGATCTTCGAAGCGAAGTCGGTGCCGCCGCAGACCACCCGGGCGAAGCTGCGCGGTGAGTTCATCAAGCGCGCCCAGGAACGGCGCCGCGACTTCACCGTCGACTGGGTGCACCTGAAGCTGAACGACCAGGCCCAGCGGACTGTCCTCTGCAAGGACCCGTTCCGCTCCGTCGACGAGCGGGTGGCCAGGCTGATCGAGGGCATGTAG
- the prcA gene encoding proteasome subunit alpha, producing the protein MSMQFGYVSPEQIMKDRADYARKGIARGRSVIVIQYAGGILFAAESPSPSLHKISEIYDRIAFAAVGKYNEFENLRQAGVRLADLRGYSFDRVDVSGRALANVYAQTLGTIFTQDPKPYEVELVVAEVGLTLGDDQIYRITYDGSVAADSGFSVMGGAAEQVGRYVSEHFSEGASLEGSLRLAVDALGRDTDEPRQLATSSLEVAVLDRDRPRRTFRRIPRAMLDSLLNRGDSEPGPEPGSEQSGD; encoded by the coding sequence GTGTCGATGCAGTTCGGTTACGTTTCGCCCGAGCAGATCATGAAGGACCGGGCCGACTATGCCCGCAAGGGCATCGCTCGCGGCCGGTCCGTCATCGTCATCCAGTACGCGGGCGGAATCCTGTTCGCGGCCGAGAGCCCGTCGCCGTCGCTGCACAAGATCAGCGAGATCTACGACCGCATCGCGTTCGCCGCCGTCGGCAAGTACAACGAGTTCGAGAATCTCCGCCAGGCCGGGGTTCGGCTGGCCGACCTGCGGGGGTATTCGTTCGACCGGGTCGACGTGTCCGGCCGGGCGCTGGCCAACGTCTACGCCCAGACGCTGGGCACCATCTTCACGCAGGACCCGAAGCCGTACGAGGTCGAGCTCGTGGTGGCCGAGGTGGGGCTGACCTTGGGCGACGACCAGATCTACCGCATCACCTACGACGGCTCGGTGGCCGCCGACAGCGGCTTCTCGGTCATGGGCGGGGCGGCGGAGCAGGTCGGGCGGTACGTCAGCGAACACTTCAGCGAGGGCGCATCGCTGGAGGGTTCGCTGCGCCTGGCCGTCGACGCGCTCGGCCGAGACACCGACGAGCCGCGGCAGTTGGCCACGTCGTCCCTCGAGGTCGCCGTCCTCGACCGGGACCGGCCGCGGCGCACGTTCCGGCGTATCCCGCGAGCGATGCTCGATTCGTTGCTGAACCGAGGTGATTCCGAGCCTGGACCGGAGCCCGGCTCAGAGCAGTCGGGCGACTAA
- a CDS encoding helix-turn-helix transcriptional regulator, translated as MSQAAKSERLMNLVICLLVARGYVPKSRIREVVGGYGDQTDEAFERMFERDKEELREVGIPIETGSFDPVGDEEPGYRIQRHEFELPEIRLEPDEAAVVGLAARVWQHTYLSEASSTAVLKLQAVGVEADTRSLGAVEPRVGGEEPAFWPLWEAVRDRRPVAFLHRKSSTAQPLLRHVQPWSVLSWHGRWYVVGFDTDRGAARMFRMSRIVDEVRPDGPAGSYDVPAPETVREAAASLAPPERSPVLTAKIRVRFGSGHGLRRRATFVSSDLSTGWDEVNVPYTSNQALAEELVSHGADVVALEPTELRDAVVERLRAIVAVPA; from the coding sequence GTGTCGCAGGCGGCCAAGAGCGAACGGCTGATGAACCTGGTCATCTGTTTGCTCGTTGCGCGGGGGTATGTGCCGAAAAGTCGTATTCGAGAGGTCGTCGGCGGCTACGGCGACCAGACCGACGAGGCCTTCGAGCGGATGTTCGAGCGTGACAAGGAGGAACTGCGCGAGGTCGGCATCCCGATCGAGACCGGTTCGTTCGATCCGGTCGGCGACGAGGAGCCCGGCTACCGCATCCAGCGGCACGAGTTCGAGCTGCCCGAGATCCGGCTCGAGCCGGACGAGGCCGCCGTCGTCGGCCTGGCCGCCCGGGTCTGGCAGCACACGTATCTGTCCGAGGCATCCAGCACCGCCGTGCTGAAGTTGCAGGCGGTCGGGGTCGAGGCCGACACCCGGTCGCTGGGCGCCGTCGAGCCACGGGTCGGGGGAGAGGAGCCGGCGTTCTGGCCGCTCTGGGAGGCGGTGCGTGACCGCCGGCCGGTGGCCTTCCTGCACCGCAAGAGTTCGACGGCGCAGCCGCTGCTGCGGCACGTGCAGCCGTGGAGCGTGTTGTCGTGGCATGGCCGGTGGTACGTGGTCGGTTTCGACACCGACCGGGGCGCGGCGCGGATGTTCCGGATGTCGCGCATCGTCGACGAGGTCCGCCCGGACGGTCCGGCCGGCAGCTACGACGTCCCCGCACCGGAGACGGTCCGCGAGGCGGCCGCCTCGCTGGCTCCGCCCGAGCGCTCGCCGGTGCTGACCGCGAAGATCCGGGTCCGGTTCGGCAGCGGGCACGGGCTGCGGCGGCGCGCTACGTTCGTCTCGTCGGACCTGAGTACCGGATGGGACGAGGTGAACGTGCCCTACACGAGCAACCAGGCGCTGGCCGAAGAGCTGGTCAGTCATGGCGCCGACGTCGTGGCGCTGGAGCCGACCGAGCTGCGCGATGCCGTCGTCGAGCGGTTGCGCGCCATCGTGGCGGTGCCGGCGTGA
- the tatA gene encoding Sec-independent protein translocase subunit TatA, with translation MGSIGTWQLVIVLAIVLLLFGAKRLPEAARGLGRSLKIFKTETQGLINNDDKADDVTGETPQQQPAQPQPQRAVEPPATPQEPAQPVNDQTRRDA, from the coding sequence ATGGGTAGCATCGGCACCTGGCAGCTGGTCATCGTCTTGGCCATCGTGCTCCTGCTCTTCGGCGCCAAGCGGCTGCCGGAAGCGGCCCGTGGGCTGGGGCGCTCGCTGAAGATCTTCAAGACCGAGACGCAGGGCCTCATCAACAACGACGACAAGGCCGACGACGTCACCGGCGAGACCCCGCAGCAGCAGCCGGCCCAGCCGCAGCCCCAGCGTGCGGTGGAGCCGCCGGCCACGCCGCAGGAGCCGGCTCAGCCGGTGAACGACCAGACGCGTCGCGACGCCTGA
- a CDS encoding DUF3866 family protein, whose product MIRWRNGVVKTVDGSWPGAMELRVNVDGEVVRALAYVDLVGRPQPGDIVVLNTTALAMGLGTGGYAHVVAIPNRLPPDPPPGPGHLVKARYTPLQATVLGVDEQDSDWHELLRDADDLEGMPVVAADLHSALPAILAGLTTEAEYPASVRVAYVMTDGGALPAWFSRSAAALREAGWLTGTVTVGQAFGGDLEAVTLHTGLLAARHVLGADIAVVAQGPGNLGTGTRWGFSGVACGEAVNAAVVLGGRPVASLRVSSADPRARHHGVSHHSLTAYGKVALAPADVVVPDLPGEFGEKVRDQAARLRSRHNVITVPVDGLADALAQVPVRLSTMGRGLDEDAAYFLAAAAAGRHAGGLLRHDG is encoded by the coding sequence GTGATCCGCTGGCGAAACGGTGTAGTCAAAACAGTAGACGGCTCCTGGCCCGGAGCCATGGAGCTGCGGGTGAATGTCGACGGTGAGGTCGTGCGCGCGCTGGCGTACGTGGACCTGGTGGGCCGGCCGCAGCCGGGCGACATCGTCGTGCTGAACACCACGGCACTCGCGATGGGGCTCGGCACCGGCGGCTACGCGCACGTCGTCGCCATCCCCAACCGGTTGCCGCCCGACCCCCCGCCCGGCCCCGGCCACCTGGTGAAGGCCCGCTACACGCCTCTGCAGGCCACCGTCCTGGGCGTGGACGAACAGGACTCGGACTGGCACGAGCTGCTGCGCGACGCCGACGACCTCGAAGGCATGCCCGTCGTCGCCGCCGACCTGCACTCGGCACTGCCGGCGATCCTCGCCGGGCTGACCACGGAAGCGGAGTACCCGGCGTCGGTGCGGGTGGCCTACGTCATGACCGACGGCGGCGCGCTCCCGGCATGGTTCAGCCGCTCGGCCGCGGCGCTGCGCGAGGCCGGGTGGCTCACCGGCACCGTCACCGTCGGGCAGGCCTTCGGCGGCGACCTGGAGGCCGTCACCCTGCACACGGGCCTGCTGGCCGCCCGGCACGTCCTGGGCGCGGACATCGCCGTCGTGGCGCAGGGGCCCGGCAACCTCGGTACCGGGACCCGGTGGGGCTTCTCCGGCGTCGCCTGCGGCGAGGCCGTCAACGCCGCCGTCGTGCTGGGCGGCCGGCCGGTCGCGTCGCTGCGGGTCAGCTCGGCCGACCCGCGGGCCCGTCACCACGGCGTGTCGCACCACAGCCTGACCGCGTACGGCAAGGTCGCGCTGGCGCCGGCCGACGTCGTGGTGCCCGACCTGCCCGGCGAGTTCGGCGAGAAGGTGCGCGACCAGGCCGCCCGCCTCAGGTCGCGGCACAACGTCATCACGGTTCCGGTGGACGGCCTGGCCGACGCGCTCGCCCAGGTGCCGGTGCGGCTGTCGACCATGGGCCGCGGTCTGGACGAGGACGCCGCGTACTTCCTCGCCGCGGCCGCTGCCGGCCGCCATGCCGGAGGCCTGCTCCGCCACGACGGCTGA
- a CDS encoding helix-turn-helix transcriptional regulator yields the protein MSTTNKAADGAAGRRRTGTRKAKASTGRAPARRADSAQAQVTRLLSMLPYLRSHPSARVSEVAALFGVSERQVIRDLQVLWFSGLPGLQMGDYIEVDMEAVEGEGIISVSNADYLARPLRLHADEAVALIVALRTLAAVPGSFERGAVERAIAKLEDAAGEAAQRAASVQVQVDADAVADVAATVRTALDGKNRLHLSYWVPARDEATERDVDPMRLVVVDGRLYLEGWCHRAESVRLFRLDRVLDVKMLDVAAEVPSQARPRDLDAGLFQPSPSDELVTIELTPAGRWVADYYPHESAEELPGDGLRLRLRARDREWVRRLALRLGETGRVVEPADLGAEVTAEARAALSAYDVQ from the coding sequence GTGAGCACCACGAACAAAGCCGCAGACGGCGCTGCCGGCCGCCGCCGCACCGGGACGCGCAAGGCGAAGGCGTCCACCGGCCGGGCGCCGGCCCGGCGCGCGGACAGCGCCCAGGCCCAGGTGACGCGCCTGCTGTCGATGCTGCCGTACCTGCGTTCGCACCCCAGCGCCCGGGTGTCGGAGGTGGCGGCGTTGTTCGGTGTGAGCGAACGCCAGGTCATCCGCGACCTGCAGGTGCTGTGGTTCTCCGGCCTGCCCGGCCTGCAGATGGGCGACTACATCGAGGTCGACATGGAGGCCGTCGAGGGCGAAGGGATCATCAGCGTCTCCAACGCCGACTACCTCGCCCGCCCGTTGCGGCTGCACGCCGACGAGGCGGTGGCGCTGATCGTGGCACTGCGCACGCTCGCGGCGGTGCCGGGGTCCTTCGAGCGCGGGGCCGTCGAGCGGGCCATCGCCAAGCTCGAGGACGCCGCCGGCGAGGCCGCCCAGCGTGCTGCGTCCGTGCAGGTCCAGGTGGACGCCGACGCCGTCGCCGACGTCGCCGCTACGGTGCGTACCGCGCTGGACGGCAAGAACCGGCTGCACCTGTCGTACTGGGTGCCGGCGCGCGACGAAGCCACCGAGCGCGACGTCGACCCGATGCGGCTGGTGGTGGTCGACGGGCGGCTCTACCTCGAGGGTTGGTGCCACCGCGCGGAGTCGGTGCGGCTGTTCCGGCTGGACCGGGTGCTGGACGTCAAGATGCTCGACGTGGCGGCCGAGGTTCCGAGCCAGGCCCGTCCGCGCGACCTCGACGCCGGGCTCTTCCAGCCGTCGCCGAGTGACGAATTGGTGACGATCGAGCTGACCCCGGCTGGCCGCTGGGTGGCCGACTACTACCCGCACGAGAGCGCCGAGGAGCTCCCCGGCGACGGTCTGCGGTTGCGGCTGCGGGCGCGTGACCGCGAGTGGGTGCGGCGCCTCGCGCTGCGGCTGGGCGAGACCGGCCGGGTCGTAGAACCCGCTGACCTGGGCGCCGAGGTCACCGCGGAGGCCCGGGCTGCCCTCAGCGCCTACGACGTGCAGTAG